In the Chroococcidiopsis sp. SAG 2025 genome, one interval contains:
- a CDS encoding response regulator produces MTTRPNEPLLVAEDSNEDFKMLQRLMRRMTVQNPIYRCKTGDEVLDFLYQAGDYQSPAQAPRPSVILLDLNLPGIDGRDVLERLKQDISFKEIPIVVFTTSANPKDIELCYQRGANGYLIKPMDSSELEKTVQAFVEYWLEANTPPSVVS; encoded by the coding sequence ATGACAACTAGACCGAATGAACCGTTGCTGGTAGCTGAAGATAGTAATGAAGATTTTAAAATGCTACAACGGCTAATGCGGCGGATGACCGTGCAGAATCCCATTTATCGCTGTAAAACTGGGGATGAGGTGTTAGATTTTCTGTATCAGGCGGGAGATTATCAAAGTCCCGCTCAAGCGCCAAGACCTTCAGTTATCCTGCTCGATTTGAACTTACCAGGAATTGACGGACGCGATGTTTTAGAGCGCCTGAAGCAAGACATAAGTTTCAAAGAAATTCCTATAGTCGTATTTACGACATCTGCTAATCCTAAAGATATTGAATTGTGCTATCAAAGAGGCGCAAACGGTTATTTAATCAAACCAATGGACTCTAGCGAGTTAGAGAAAACCGTTCAAGCATTTGTAGAATACTGGCTCGAAGCCAACACGCCGCCATCCGTTGTTAGTTAA
- a CDS encoding sensor histidine kinase — protein MPNAQTLLIVDDCPEDRKIYRRYLLQDPHQSYRIIEADSAKDGLALYQERYCDLILLDFYLPDMSGLDFLEKLELELAAPTAVIMLTGQGNEGIAVQAMKQGVRDYLVKQYLKPDVLRLAVRNALKQSYLHAELYKTRERQRLITTTALRIRQSLNLEQILHTAVVEVHQLLRCDRVMVCQFIPTQGSQIVADSSKSSCELEIGNFIRDYPQIGSGYEANWSEICDRLPKQFQSPASLVVPIQLSYNYTNPQPWGLLIAHHSTSEWQWQSDEVEILQQLAVQLAIAIQQAELLAQTQAALEAEKQLNAFKSQIIATVSHEYRTPLAAILASASTLKQNSTLLHQTQQQRFLQLIEDKARHMAKLVDDLLSVNQSESGKMKFQPTLLDLARLCSEAIAEQKQLASDRHQLIFQATGDLQDFWGDRRLLRQTFGNLISNAVKYSPLGGWIEVDLKTTNAQIIFSVKDEGIGIPAADRANLFKSFSRGSNVDTIPGTGLGLAIAKACIDLHGGEISLESEVGQGTEVTVILPVRKGSAETL, from the coding sequence ATGCCGAACGCTCAGACGCTACTCATCGTTGATGACTGTCCAGAAGATCGGAAAATCTATCGTCGGTATCTGCTGCAAGATCCGCATCAGTCGTATCGCATTATAGAAGCTGACTCAGCTAAAGACGGACTGGCACTATACCAAGAAAGATACTGCGATTTGATCCTGCTCGATTTTTACCTGCCAGATATGAGCGGGTTAGATTTTCTGGAAAAGTTAGAGCTAGAATTGGCAGCTCCGACAGCGGTGATTATGCTGACAGGGCAGGGCAATGAAGGAATTGCCGTGCAAGCCATGAAGCAAGGCGTGCGAGATTATCTCGTCAAGCAATATTTGAAGCCAGATGTGTTGCGACTAGCGGTGCGTAACGCCCTGAAGCAATCGTACCTTCATGCCGAGTTATATAAAACGCGAGAGCGACAGCGTTTAATTACAACTACAGCGCTGCGAATTCGTCAGTCGCTCAATTTAGAGCAAATTTTACATACAGCAGTGGTAGAGGTACACCAACTGCTAAGATGTGATCGCGTCATGGTTTGTCAGTTTATTCCCACTCAAGGCAGTCAGATTGTAGCTGATTCGTCAAAGTCTAGCTGCGAATTAGAAATAGGTAACTTTATTCGGGACTACCCCCAAATTGGTAGCGGCTACGAGGCAAATTGGAGCGAGATTTGCGATCGCCTGCCAAAACAGTTTCAGTCACCAGCCAGTTTAGTCGTACCGATTCAGCTCAGCTATAATTACACAAACCCGCAACCTTGGGGTTTACTGATCGCCCACCACAGTACTAGCGAGTGGCAGTGGCAATCAGATGAGGTAGAAATTTTACAACAACTAGCAGTACAGCTAGCGATCGCCATCCAGCAAGCGGAACTTCTAGCGCAGACTCAAGCCGCATTAGAGGCAGAAAAACAACTCAATGCGTTTAAATCCCAAATTATTGCCACTGTTTCCCACGAATATCGCACGCCTTTAGCTGCCATCCTAGCGTCAGCATCAACGCTGAAGCAAAATAGCACTTTACTACACCAAACCCAGCAACAACGGTTTCTGCAACTGATTGAAGACAAAGCTAGGCACATGGCAAAACTAGTTGATGACTTGCTGAGCGTGAATCAATCGGAGTCGGGCAAAATGAAGTTTCAGCCGACGCTGCTCGATCTGGCTCGATTATGCTCGGAAGCGATCGCAGAGCAAAAACAGCTGGCGAGCGATCGCCACCAATTGATCTTTCAAGCTACAGGAGATCTGCAAGATTTCTGGGGCGATCGACGACTACTACGGCAAACCTTTGGTAACTTAATTTCCAATGCCGTTAAATATTCTCCTCTAGGTGGTTGGATCGAGGTAGACCTCAAAACAACCAATGCACAAATCATCTTTTCTGTCAAGGATGAAGGTATTGGCATTCCCGCAGCAGATCGAGCCAACCTATTTAAATCCTTCAGTCGGGGTAGTAACGTCGATACCATTCCAGGCACGGGTTTAGGACTGGCGATCGCCAAAGCTTGCATCGACCTCCACGGCGGAGAAATTAGCTTAGAAAGCGAAGTAGGGCAAGGAACTGAAGTGACAGTCATTCTTCCGGTGAGAAAGGGAAGTGCAGAGACGTTGTAA
- a CDS encoding SIMPL domain-containing protein, protein MQRSRNCETKFVPRRKTFFQFPAPQLLAIALSLSTLSYICPVWAQPAPEKMDRTYKTLTVTGRGVESIPTTLAQVRLGVEVQGKTAQQVQQEAARRSSAVVDLLKSRNVEKLETTGIYLNPLYNYANNEQRLTGYSATNTVSFRVPTSQAGNIIDAAVKTGATRIEGVSFTATDEAIAKARQQALQAATKDAQQQASAVFSSLNFSQKEIVSIQVNSANPPQPPMPLMAREAAFADKAATTPIVGGEQQIEASVTLQIGY, encoded by the coding sequence ATGCAACGCTCTCGAAATTGTGAAACAAAGTTTGTACCAAGACGCAAAACCTTTTTCCAATTCCCCGCTCCCCAGCTACTTGCGATCGCCTTAAGCTTGTCAACTCTCAGTTATATTTGTCCCGTATGGGCGCAACCAGCTCCAGAAAAAATGGATCGAACTTATAAAACTCTGACTGTTACGGGTAGAGGGGTAGAATCTATCCCCACCACGCTAGCTCAGGTACGTTTGGGAGTGGAAGTACAAGGCAAAACCGCCCAGCAAGTGCAGCAAGAAGCAGCGCGGCGATCGTCAGCAGTTGTAGACTTATTGAAATCGCGTAACGTAGAAAAACTAGAAACTACAGGAATTTACTTAAATCCTCTTTATAACTACGCCAACAACGAGCAACGGCTTACGGGTTATTCTGCCACAAATACAGTAAGTTTCCGCGTCCCAACGTCACAAGCTGGTAATATCATTGATGCTGCCGTCAAAACTGGAGCAACTCGGATCGAAGGGGTGAGTTTTACTGCTACAGATGAGGCGATCGCCAAAGCGAGACAACAAGCCCTGCAAGCAGCGACAAAAGATGCTCAACAGCAAGCAAGTGCTGTCTTTAGCAGCCTCAATTTCAGCCAAAAGGAAATTGTCAGCATTCAAGTCAACAGTGCCAACCCGCCACAGCCTCCCATGCCTTTAATGGCAAGAGAAGCAGCTTTTGCTGATAAAGCTGCTACGACCCCCATAGTCGGTGGAGAACAGCAAATAGAGGCTTCTGTGACGCTGCAAATTGGTTATTGA
- a CDS encoding single-stranded DNA-binding protein has product MSLNVVTLVGRVGGDPDIKYFESGSVKCRMTLAVRRPTKNSDEPDWFTLEIWGKTAQTAKDYVRKGSLIGIKGSLKFDTWDDRNTGTPRSTPIILVDKMDLLGSKRDNEGGGYGGYSSDDNF; this is encoded by the coding sequence ATGAGTCTTAACGTTGTTACTCTCGTCGGTCGTGTTGGTGGCGACCCTGATATTAAGTATTTTGAGTCTGGTAGTGTCAAGTGCCGCATGACGCTAGCTGTAAGGAGACCAACCAAAAATAGCGATGAACCAGACTGGTTCACGCTAGAAATTTGGGGTAAAACAGCGCAAACAGCCAAAGATTACGTTCGTAAGGGAAGTCTAATTGGAATCAAGGGTTCCTTAAAGTTCGACACCTGGGACGATCGCAATACGGGTACACCGCGTTCAACGCCAATCATTCTTGTGGACAAAATGGATCTTTTAGGATCTAAACGTGATAACGAAGGTGGCGGTTATGGCGGTTACAGTAGCGATGATAATTTTTAA
- a CDS encoding rod shape-determining protein: MGIDLGTANTLIYVSGKGIVLQEPSAIALDLSDKSSIAVGEEARKMLGRTPTKPVNVSVIRPLRDGVIADFDAAEMMLKHFMQKVHEGRVVSPRVVIGIPSGVTGVERRALMDAASQAGAREVYLIDEPLAAAIGAGLPVAEPIGSMIVDVGGGTTEIAVLSLYGTVLSESVRIAGDELNEAIMQYMRKIYNLVIGERTAEEIKLRIGSAYPSRDDEENMMEVRGLHLLSGLPRSVTIKEPEIRESMSEPLSVIVEALKRTLERTPPELAADIVDRGIMLAGGGAKLKGLDTLISHETGIVTHVAAEPMHCVVLGTGLALEKFKQMERVFSDRSRRG; this comes from the coding sequence ATGGGTATCGATCTCGGTACTGCAAATACTTTGATTTATGTCTCTGGCAAAGGAATTGTACTGCAAGAACCTTCGGCGATCGCACTGGATTTAAGCGATAAATCGTCGATTGCTGTGGGAGAAGAAGCCAGAAAAATGCTTGGTAGAACGCCTACTAAGCCCGTAAACGTCTCTGTAATTCGTCCGCTACGGGATGGAGTCATTGCTGACTTCGATGCAGCCGAAATGATGCTGAAGCATTTCATGCAAAAAGTTCATGAAGGCAGGGTTGTCTCTCCCCGCGTCGTGATTGGTATTCCCAGTGGAGTTACGGGGGTAGAACGCAGAGCATTAATGGATGCAGCATCTCAAGCAGGCGCGAGAGAAGTTTATTTAATTGACGAACCACTAGCAGCAGCAATCGGCGCGGGTTTGCCTGTTGCCGAACCTATCGGCAGCATGATCGTAGATGTTGGGGGTGGAACAACAGAAATTGCCGTTCTCAGTCTTTACGGTACGGTACTGAGCGAATCGGTAAGGATTGCAGGGGACGAACTGAATGAAGCCATCATGCAGTACATGCGAAAAATTTACAACTTAGTCATCGGCGAACGCACGGCGGAAGAAATTAAGCTGCGGATTGGCTCTGCCTATCCCTCGCGCGACGACGAAGAGAATATGATGGAAGTTAGGGGATTGCATCTGCTTTCTGGTTTGCCGCGTAGCGTCACAATTAAAGAACCAGAGATTCGCGAAAGTATGTCAGAACCGCTGTCTGTGATTGTGGAAGCACTCAAGCGGACGCTGGAACGAACACCACCAGAGCTTGCAGCCGACATTGTAGATCGAGGTATTATGCTTGCGGGTGGAGGCGCGAAACTGAAAGGATTAGATACGCTAATTAGTCATGAGACTGGTATCGTCACCCACGTAGCAGCCGAGCCAATGCACTGCGTTGTCTTAGGAACGGGGTTGGCACTGGAAAAATTCAAGCAAATGGAGCGAGTCTTTAGCGATCGCTCTCGGCGTGGTTGA
- the mreC gene encoding rod shape-determining protein MreC: protein MYIERRQWWEKRALPILLCIVALGTAWTIRQTQAALIFEIYQLITRPFHRSVSVQAERLSDAQNQELQAQLAELKSQNQQLKKLLSYESANNLEQAIVAPVIGRSADQWWQQITLGRGTSTGIKVGDIVTAPGGLVGKISSVTPNTSRVLLISDRTSQLGVTVSRSRHTGFLRGLSESQAVMQFFDKVPDVKRGDAIATSTYSQIYPAGLPVGKIESIDLNKSPAPEAIVSFSAPIPHLEWAVVYSKSN, encoded by the coding sequence ATGTATATCGAACGTCGTCAGTGGTGGGAGAAACGCGCCCTACCAATCTTACTATGCATTGTTGCCCTTGGTACTGCTTGGACTATCAGGCAGACCCAAGCAGCACTGATTTTTGAAATTTATCAACTCATCACTCGCCCGTTTCATCGCTCGGTTTCCGTGCAAGCAGAGCGCTTAAGCGATGCTCAAAATCAAGAGCTTCAAGCTCAGTTAGCAGAACTCAAAAGTCAAAACCAACAGTTAAAAAAACTACTGAGTTATGAGTCTGCTAATAATTTAGAACAAGCTATTGTCGCTCCAGTCATCGGACGTAGTGCCGATCAATGGTGGCAACAAATAACTTTGGGACGCGGTACGAGTACGGGAATTAAAGTCGGAGATATCGTCACTGCTCCTGGGGGGTTAGTGGGTAAGATTAGTAGCGTCACTCCCAACACCAGCCGCGTACTGCTAATTAGCGATCGCACCAGTCAGCTAGGGGTTACAGTCAGTCGCAGCCGTCATACAGGATTTTTACGCGGGTTATCAGAAAGTCAAGCCGTGATGCAGTTTTTTGATAAAGTGCCTGACGTGAAACGCGGCGATGCGATCGCCACTTCTACTTACAGCCAAATTTATCCCGCCGGATTACCTGTAGGCAAGATTGAATCCATCGACTTGAATAAAAGCCCTGCTCCCGAAGCTATTGTCTCCTTTTCTGCTCCCATTCCCCATCTAGAGTGGGCAGTTGTTTATTCTAAAAGTAATTAG
- the mreD gene encoding rod shape-determining protein MreD, producing MQGLKSLRHLWQKSPGWRQFVNGVAIVGSASLCLLLLPMRLPGTVLLGIAPNWLLIWVVTWSIKRPVLQGAIAGITLGLIQDGMTAHNPTHVFGLMMVGILTARLQKQRYLQEDFISVALIVFAMTIMVETIATLQFGFLGEATTYTFGLPLEKLAEVWQHHQQIALISAVISSLWAPVIYYPLNHWWTTTRFLGTR from the coding sequence ATGCAGGGACTTAAATCTTTGCGCCACCTGTGGCAGAAGTCTCCTGGTTGGCGACAGTTTGTTAATGGGGTAGCGATTGTTGGCTCAGCGAGTTTGTGTCTGCTCTTACTACCGATGCGCTTGCCAGGAACAGTTTTACTTGGTATTGCTCCTAACTGGTTGCTGATCTGGGTAGTGACTTGGAGTATTAAACGCCCGGTTTTACAAGGAGCGATCGCAGGTATTACTTTGGGACTTATTCAAGATGGCATGACTGCCCATAATCCCACTCATGTTTTTGGTTTAATGATGGTGGGAATTCTGACGGCACGGTTGCAAAAGCAGCGCTATCTTCAGGAAGATTTTATTTCTGTGGCTCTGATTGTCTTTGCCATGACGATTATGGTAGAAACGATCGCCACCCTACAATTTGGTTTCCTGGGTGAGGCAACAACATATACATTTGGTTTGCCATTAGAGAAATTAGCTGAGGTATGGCAACATCACCAACAAATTGCGTTAATTTCAGCCGTAATCAGTAGCCTTTGGGCTCCAGTTATTTACTATCCCTTAAATCACTGGTGGACAACAACGAGATTTTTAGGCACGCGATAA
- the hisC gene encoding histidinol-phosphate transaminase — translation MTYFRHNIEQMSGYVPGEQLVGANIIKINSNENPYPSSPLVLEALRNLDGELLRRYPEPMAGRFRTAVSAALDIPSDWIIVGNGSDELLGVITRACTSPQRQIVCPMPTYVLYRTLAQIQDAEFVEIPYDDNYNLPLEELIAANGAVTFIASPHSPSGTVVSLELLDKLATQLHGVLVIDEAYVDFAAENALELAKKHDNVIILRTLSKGYSLAGIRLGFAVANPALIAGLMKVKDSYNIDAIACSVGVAALEDQAHKNANAEKIKTSRATLASELQKLNFDVCPSQANFLLARSPHGNAEYLYRSLKTRGILVRYFPQPRLEDKLRITVGTNEQNAQLVKALAEIL, via the coding sequence ATGACATACTTTCGCCACAACATCGAGCAAATGTCAGGCTACGTACCTGGAGAACAGCTCGTTGGCGCGAATATTATCAAGATTAACTCGAATGAGAATCCTTACCCGTCCTCACCGTTGGTATTGGAAGCGCTACGTAACTTAGATGGAGAATTATTACGGCGCTATCCAGAACCAATGGCTGGACGTTTTCGCACTGCCGTTAGTGCTGCTTTAGATATCCCTTCAGACTGGATTATTGTCGGTAACGGTAGTGACGAACTACTGGGTGTTATTACCCGCGCTTGTACCTCACCGCAGCGGCAGATTGTTTGTCCCATGCCAACCTATGTTTTATACCGTACCTTGGCACAGATTCAGGATGCTGAATTTGTCGAAATTCCCTATGACGACAATTACAATCTGCCGCTAGAAGAACTCATTGCTGCGAATGGAGCCGTGACATTTATTGCCTCACCTCATAGTCCATCTGGTACAGTCGTGTCACTAGAGTTACTCGACAAGCTAGCGACGCAATTGCACGGTGTTTTGGTCATTGACGAGGCTTATGTTGATTTTGCCGCAGAGAATGCTTTGGAATTGGCTAAAAAGCATGATAATGTCATCATTTTAAGAACGCTTTCCAAGGGCTATTCTTTAGCAGGAATTAGACTGGGCTTTGCTGTAGCCAATCCTGCTTTAATTGCCGGGTTGATGAAAGTGAAAGATAGTTACAACATTGATGCGATCGCTTGTAGTGTGGGAGTAGCTGCACTTGAAGACCAAGCACATAAAAATGCTAATGCCGAGAAAATCAAAACATCGCGGGCAACGTTAGCTAGTGAATTGCAAAAACTCAACTTTGATGTTTGTCCATCACAAGCCAACTTTCTTCTAGCGCGATCGCCTCATGGTAATGCCGAATATCTTTACCGCAGTTTGAAAACAAGAGGTATATTAGTCCGATATTTTCCCCAGCCGCGCTTAGAAGACAAACTTCGCATTACCGTTGGTACAAATGAGCAAAACGCTCAACTTGTCAAGGCTCTGGCTGAGATTTTGTGA
- the ribD gene encoding bifunctional diaminohydroxyphosphoribosylaminopyrimidine deaminase/5-amino-6-(5-phosphoribosylamino)uracil reductase RibD yields MDSKIELRVGTAFDREMMQRCLTLARRALGRTAPNPLVGAVVVQDGKIVGEGFHPGAGQPHAEVFALKAAGDRALGATVYVSLEPCNHYGRTPPCTEALIAAGVAKVVVGMVDPNPLVAGGGVARLRSAGIEVVVGVEEADCRQLNEGFIHRMIYQRPFGIFKYAMTLDGKIATTSGHSAWITNPAAREEVQQLRIACDAIIVGGNTVRIDNPRLTIRQIDAPNPLRVVMSRTLDFPTTAHLWQTETVPTLVMTQAGVNPDMQALLRDRGVEILELDSLTPTAAMAHLYQRGCLSVLWECGGTLAAEAIAQGTVQKIFAFIAPKIIGGSTAPTPVGDLGFTQMTQAITLERVQWRTVGSDCLMEGYLLGSREQGAARKRAEGESPS; encoded by the coding sequence ATGGATTCCAAAATAGAGCTAAGGGTAGGTACGGCTTTTGACCGAGAAATGATGCAACGGTGTCTTACCCTTGCCCGTCGTGCTTTAGGACGCACTGCCCCCAATCCTCTAGTTGGGGCTGTTGTGGTGCAGGATGGAAAAATCGTCGGCGAAGGCTTTCATCCTGGGGCAGGGCAACCTCATGCAGAAGTTTTTGCTCTGAAAGCAGCAGGCGATCGCGCCCTGGGAGCTACCGTTTATGTCAGCCTCGAACCCTGCAACCACTACGGACGTACTCCCCCTTGTACGGAAGCTTTAATCGCGGCTGGGGTAGCAAAAGTCGTGGTGGGAATGGTCGATCCGAACCCCCTAGTTGCAGGGGGAGGAGTTGCGCGGCTACGCAGTGCGGGAATTGAAGTTGTAGTTGGAGTGGAAGAAGCTGACTGTCGGCAACTCAATGAAGGGTTTATTCATCGCATGATCTACCAGCGACCCTTCGGCATCTTTAAATATGCCATGACCCTCGACGGTAAAATTGCTACGACTAGCGGTCATAGTGCTTGGATCACCAATCCAGCAGCGCGAGAGGAAGTGCAGCAGCTACGAATTGCGTGCGATGCCATCATTGTTGGCGGAAACACCGTGAGAATTGATAATCCCCGCTTGACAATCCGCCAAATTGATGCACCCAATCCTTTGCGGGTAGTCATGAGCCGGACGTTAGATTTTCCAACAACAGCTCATTTGTGGCAAACCGAAACAGTACCGACATTAGTGATGACGCAAGCAGGAGTAAACCCAGACATGCAGGCGCTACTACGCGATCGCGGTGTAGAAATTTTAGAACTCGATTCCCTTACCCCCACCGCAGCAATGGCTCATCTCTACCAGCGCGGCTGTCTTTCCGTCCTGTGGGAATGCGGCGGAACTTTAGCAGCAGAAGCGATCGCCCAAGGTACGGTTCAGAAAATTTTCGCCTTTATTGCCCCCAAAATCATCGGCGGAAGTACAGCCCCCACCCCAGTAGGTGACTTAGGTTTTACCCAAATGACACAAGCCATAACTCTCGAACGAGTCCAATGGCGCACCGTAGGATCTGATTGTTTGATGGAAGGGTATTTACTAGGGAGCAGGGAGCAGGGAGCAGCGAGGAAGAGAGCTGAGGGAGAGTCGCCCAGCTGA
- a CDS encoding ABC transporter ATP-binding protein, with protein MIEVEHLSKTYGSTSGIQDVTFSVEAGEILGFLGPNGAGKTTTMRILAGYLPASSGTARIAGYDVHEQSLAVRQRIGYLPETPPLYLDMTVEGFLYFVARLKGVAAGDRHRRVKAAIERCNLQEKRRVLIRKLSKGFRQRVGIAQAIVHDPPVIILDEPTVGLDPRQIIDVRNLIKSLADSHTIVLSTHILPEVSMTCNRVAIINRGQIIATGTPDSLEANLTGGAGYEIEIEGDGAAAQQLIKMLPSVRSIESNPTPEANRYVLRVVSQPSTEPGPDIIAVLVGMGLKIYEMRRTRASLEDVFLELTMEETVTSDQLSVTSDQ; from the coding sequence ATGATTGAAGTCGAACATTTGAGTAAAACTTACGGTTCTACGTCTGGGATTCAGGACGTGACTTTCAGCGTGGAAGCGGGAGAAATTTTGGGTTTCCTTGGACCCAATGGCGCTGGAAAGACCACAACTATGCGGATCTTAGCGGGCTATCTACCTGCGAGTAGCGGTACGGCACGCATTGCAGGCTATGATGTCCACGAACAGTCCTTAGCCGTGCGTCAGCGGATCGGTTATCTACCCGAAACGCCGCCTCTATATCTCGATATGACGGTGGAAGGGTTTCTGTATTTTGTAGCAAGATTGAAGGGAGTAGCCGCAGGCGATCGCCATCGGCGGGTCAAAGCAGCTATAGAACGGTGTAACCTACAAGAAAAACGGCGCGTTTTGATTCGCAAACTCTCCAAAGGGTTTCGCCAACGGGTGGGGATCGCTCAGGCGATCGTCCACGATCCGCCAGTGATTATTCTCGACGAACCTACGGTAGGACTCGATCCCCGTCAAATTATTGATGTCCGTAATTTAATTAAAAGTCTTGCTGATAGCCATACAATCGTGCTTTCTACCCACATTCTGCCGGAAGTTAGCATGACTTGTAACCGCGTCGCTATTATCAATCGCGGACAAATTATTGCTACCGGAACTCCTGACAGTTTAGAAGCGAACCTAACTGGTGGTGCAGGTTACGAAATTGAAATTGAAGGCGATGGCGCGGCGGCGCAACAATTGATAAAAATGCTGCCCAGCGTGCGATCGATTGAGTCAAACCCTACCCCAGAAGCAAATCGTTACGTACTGCGAGTCGTCTCCCAACCAAGTACGGAACCAGGACCAGATATTATTGCTGTTTTGGTCGGAATGGGATTGAAAATTTACGAAATGCGAAGAACGCGAGCATCTTTAGAAGATGTGTTCTTAGAACTAACTATGGAAGAGACAGTAACCAGTGACCAGTTATCAGTGACCAGTGACCAGTAA
- a CDS encoding ABC transporter permease has protein sequence MRLIFANIIAIYRRELQSYFVSPLAYAIAGIFWLLSGFFFALILLGPQGIIQQVAQRDLLQGQQPGVPASPIDVAYEFQQAFLGIMGSLALFILPILSMGLYAEERKRGTLELLATSPVTNWAVAVGKLLGVVTFFLTLILPIFAYEAFALSTANPAVFPVVPLMGHLGLILLAAGILSLGMFISSLTDSTILAAIITFALILFLWVIDAIAQNLSGTPVGAILSHLSLLKHYTNWIQGIFDSSSLVVFLSYILLGIFLTAQAIDALWFQRS, from the coding sequence ATGCGCTTAATTTTTGCTAACATCATCGCGATTTATAGAAGGGAGTTACAAAGCTATTTTGTCTCGCCTTTGGCTTATGCGATCGCGGGGATATTTTGGTTATTATCTGGGTTTTTCTTTGCCTTGATTCTATTAGGTCCACAAGGAATTATTCAGCAAGTTGCTCAAAGAGATTTACTGCAAGGGCAGCAACCTGGAGTTCCTGCCTCACCGATTGATGTGGCTTACGAGTTTCAACAGGCTTTCTTGGGAATCATGGGTTCTTTGGCTTTATTTATCTTGCCTATATTGTCAATGGGTTTGTATGCCGAAGAACGCAAGCGCGGGACTTTGGAATTACTCGCGACTTCCCCCGTAACAAACTGGGCGGTTGCTGTAGGGAAACTATTAGGAGTTGTTACATTTTTTCTAACACTGATATTGCCAATTTTTGCTTATGAAGCATTTGCTTTGAGTACTGCAAACCCTGCTGTATTTCCAGTCGTTCCCTTGATGGGACATTTAGGACTCATTCTATTAGCGGCAGGGATATTATCTTTAGGAATGTTCATTTCTTCTCTCACCGATAGCACAATTTTGGCGGCGATTATTACGTTTGCTTTAATTTTGTTTCTTTGGGTTATCGATGCGATCGCTCAAAATCTCAGCGGTACGCCAGTAGGTGCAATTTTGAGTCATCTTTCGTTACTCAAACACTATACCAATTGGATACAAGGAATTTTTGATTCTAGTAGTTTAGTTGTTTTTCTCAGTTACATTCTGTTAGGGATTTTTCTCACCGCACAGGCGATCGACGCTTTATGGTTTCAAAGATCTTGA
- a CDS encoding class I SAM-dependent methyltransferase — protein sequence MIWNPEDYAKNSDAQLKWAQELRETLDLQGNKSILDVGCGDGKITADFAKTLPESRVIGVDSSAEMIAYATHTYTTARYPHLTFACVDARSLNFDREFDLCFSNAVLHWVDNHQAFLRGASRALRSGGRLVISCGGKGGAADVLQVFSEVIASKQWNNYFNEFHNPYFFYSDRDYAPWLNETNFKVERLELVPKDMTHLGKEGLASWIRTTWMPFTHCVPETQRNDFIADFVEKYLERFPLDQNGLAHIRMVRLEVNALKL from the coding sequence ATGATCTGGAATCCAGAAGACTATGCCAAGAATTCAGATGCCCAATTGAAATGGGCGCAAGAGTTAAGAGAAACTCTCGATTTGCAAGGCAATAAATCTATTTTGGATGTCGGTTGTGGCGACGGAAAAATTACGGCTGATTTTGCCAAGACTTTACCTGAAAGTAGAGTAATTGGCGTAGATAGTTCGGCTGAAATGATTGCTTATGCTACGCACACTTATACAACAGCAAGATATCCACATCTCACTTTTGCTTGTGTTGATGCACGTTCCCTAAATTTTGATCGCGAGTTCGATTTATGCTTTTCCAATGCTGTGCTTCACTGGGTTGACAATCATCAAGCATTTTTAAGGGGTGCAAGTCGAGCCTTGCGGAGTGGTGGTAGACTAGTCATTTCTTGTGGAGGTAAGGGAGGTGCTGCGGATGTTTTGCAAGTTTTTTCTGAAGTTATAGCTAGCAAGCAGTGGAACAATTATTTTAATGAATTTCACAATCCTTACTTTTTCTACAGCGATCGCGACTACGCACCGTGGTTGAATGAAACTAATTTCAAAGTTGAACGGCTGGAATTAGTTCCAAAAGATATGACACATTTAGGTAAAGAGGGATTGGCAAGTTGGATACGTACAACCTGGATGCCTTTTACCCACTGTGTACCTGAGACTCAAAGAAACGATTTTATTGCTGATTTTGTCGAGAAATATTTAGAGAGATTTCCACTCGATCAAAATGGATTGGCACACATTCGCATGGTGAGGTTAGAAGTTAATGCGCTCAAATTATAG